The Synchiropus splendidus isolate RoL2022-P1 chromosome 5, RoL_Sspl_1.0, whole genome shotgun sequence DNA window aaaacagaaataaatctataaatctattatttgtattttactttATGCTTTCCTTTTCTCGATTATGTTGTTATTCAGAAAAGTTATTAAGAAAGACTGTGAGTCTCAGATCATCATCATATGAAATAGCTGGAGTGCAGAAGGGACGGAAAGCTTTATCTTGACTTGTCATACTGTGCTTCTGTCCACGGACAGGTCATGGATCACATATTGACTGAGCTAAATGCATTATGAGGGGAGACCAAGTTGTTTAGAGGTAACCCATAAACCCAATGTCTTCCAATATCCgacatctaatctaaattaATACTCATGTTAAATATTCCAAATGGACAGCAGAGGGCAGTAGCGCTACACAGTTCCTACAAGACACACAAGTGCCAAGAAGAAAAGGCCACGGCATGGAATGAATGAGAGAACCTTCAAAATGGAAATCCAAATGTTGTTACCATACAGTAGTCACATGACAGTTGATTCATAACAGTGATTCAACTGTATACTGCATTttataaaaatcaaaacaaccaTTATCTGCCTGTTTTAACCACAACTGGACGCCATATGGATGCGTCATCTGAAGCAGTTCATTAAAAGATATTCATTTGTAAATAGACTTGAGTGAACAGTTTTATTCAGTTCAATGTCTTTATTCACCATGTTAAATTCCACACCATAACATGAAtgtatgttatttatgttgaatgtacTTGATGAAGTTAATTTATGGTGCAAGTGGGGAATAGTGGTTATTTTTGTTCCAATGTCTTCGCAGCAGTCGCAGCTgattttcaaaaacatgtgcAGGTTTATAGTAACATGGAGCTGCAGCAGTGTCCTACAACCACTGCATACCTGATAATACAGTCATTCATTCTGATAtaatacttatatatatatataatcgtAATTATAAATGATCACAGTATTTCAAATGCATATCCACATTATAATACTAAATATACATCGTAAACATCTTGATAATTCAAGACACAAGtgtcacaaacaaaataatctcTTATGAGTTCCAGAAGACAAAGATGCACCCTGGAAGGCAAACAGGACTTCATGCATGCTAAGTCAGACATGCCATCCGTACAGCAGTCCTGGTCCCTGAATTTCTTCAACCTAGACCCACTAACTTGATCGCACCACACTAACAGTGGCATCCCAATGAAGAATGAGGTGATTTACGTTTCAaagtcctccagctccagcagcatgATCTTAGCTGTGTTCTGAAAGAGAGCAGCTCTGTTCTGCTGCTCTCCTTTCTTCACCCAGTGTCCGTATATTCGGAAGGCACATCCGTCAATGAGTTTGCGGACACCCCGGAGAGAGTAGGGGTCTCTGGCGAGAACCTCACGAGTCAGTGGCCGAACTCTGCGATAGCGACTGTACATGCGGATACAAGCCATCACAGCCAGGATCCAGACCTGCAGAGAGGAGATGGACCATcagcaccaaaataaataatagcacTATAACACGTTTCCCACTTGCATTACAGCTACTCTTGTGGTTAAACTATTAGTGATTCCGGCCTGCAGGGAAATAGTTACTAAAGTAACTTGTTCTTTGTGACATGTTTTTTGTAGTCCTTTAAGTATCATTtggacatgaaaataaaatttgttttgtgtgtgcgtgcttgttTATCCCGCCTCGTGTGGACCTTATGTCTTCGACTGTTTATCTACGACTCTTGTGAGGACCGAGTCCGGGAAAAACTCATAAACTCATGAGGACAATTGGCTTCATTAGGACCGTCAGTGTGGACAGGTGTGAGAAGGTTAAAATTACatcataactgggtcattacaatggGGTTGAGGTTTGGCTCAGAGTCTTGGTTAATgagagccatttgttctggatggtcagggtttagggtgagaggctggggacaacattatgtcaatgagaaacctcacaatgaactaacaaagatagaaatacaaactcATAGACCAGAGTGGTATCTGTGTCATTGTGTGTGCTGAGGGGGGGGTGGATGTAGCAGTTGCACTGCACGGATGTGACGGACTGGCATAGTAGCATCTGCTGAAATGAGGGACAGTAGAGAAGTGCAGATGACCAATGACTCATGCAGTATGTAACAGGCATCTATCCAAGTGTGGCAAATGCCAAGAGGCCTAGCCACACTAGGATGCATCCACTTTGACAAAGGTGACTTTAATAACTCTGGGCCAAAATGTGGACATTACCGTTATCAAAGAAGTGCTGTGTGTCCTTGAGGTGTGAATGAACTGCTGGTGTTAAAGTGTAAAGTCATGGACATGTGAGTCATCGAACATTCCCATCCTTTCGTTTCAGTGAGACTGAGCTCAAAACCAGCTCAACGCAACAGAGGGAACCTTGTGGATACACTGAAAAACGCCTGGTCTGGTGGCTGCTGTATAATGAGAGCTTTTGTTGAATTCACAGATGAGTTTGACGGAGAAACTGCGGAGAATGTTATCTGCCTAAATCGGGGATTAACCACAGAGGAAAAGGTGCCCCTTGATCCAATGATCCAAATGACTCACCCTGAATGTCTTCCTGGGGCTGAAGAGCCGCACCTCTTCCTTCTGGTAGATTCTGAAGAAAGGATGTGACAAGGCTTGTTCTGCAGTGAGGCGGACTGCTGGCTCCACAACCAGGAGTCGGGTAATCTGAAGAGAAcaatttcaacaaaaaaaacaaaaaaaaaaaaatcaacaaatgttttggaattcatttaaattttaataaAACTCCAGGCACATTTAATTGGACCTAACTCCCTTAATTCTAGCACCTGTTTGGTTCTACTGTGGAATTTATTGCCACCATAATTACATAGTGCTCAGCATTTTTGAGAGAACAGCTGCTCACCAGATCTTTCACAGTGTCAGACCGGTCGTCCCATTCTGGAGAGTTGAACTGGTAGCGACCCTCCATAATCATCCTCAGCATCAGCATTTGTTTGCGATGCCAGAACGGAGGCGAACCGGCCAATAAGGTGAAGAGGATCACGCCACAGGCCCAGCTGCACACAAACTCGGTCATTgcaaattctttttttaaaccacatgtAACATTCCGACTTACAGATCGACTTCTTTGCCATAACCAGGATGTGTCTCGTCCATGGAGCATTTCAGTATTTCAGGTGCCAGATAGCCAGGTGTGCCACAAAGTTCTAAATGCCAACACAAACCAGTCACTCAACTTTCCTTTCTTCAGGGAAAGAAAACTCATGATAGGATCCATGTTGGACTTCAGGTACCTCTCAACTTTTGTCCTGGCTGCAACTGCACAGAGAACCCAAAATCTGAGAGTTTGATGTGCCCTTGATCATCCAACAGAATATTCTCAGGTTTGAGATCACGGTGGACGATGTTGAGAGAGTGCAGGTACTGGACCGCCTCCAGCAGAGCTCGCATCATGCATCTGCAATGCAAGaccataacaaaaacaaaatccaacATTTAACAAGATCTCAATATCAGCGATCTTCATTAACGCTCAATTGCCCATCGTGTCAGCTGCCAATTTATTTTGATGACTGTCATGGACTCATGTAAAATACTTTGAAATATATGCCGATAGCTATAGCtgaaaactattgaaaaacattgTCAAACAACTCTGCTGTAAAACATACACTCAGCTGTAGCTCAGctaatattttcattatttatgataaatcaataaaacaaatctCATTCCTCACCTTGTTTCCTTCTCATTCAGAGTAACCTTTTCTGTGAGGTAGTCGAACAGCTCTCCCCGTCTCATGCTGAACAAGAAAATGTTAGAAGTTAGAATGAAAAATCTTCACACCAGTCAAGTCAAATAGATATGCACCAGTAACAGAAGACAATCTAATAGTGTCAGCAGGTGTTAGACCACCTATGAGAGGGACTGAATCTGTCTTTTACTTTGCCTGCATGAGAAAGTCATTCTAAACGTAGAAGTTGTCGTACTCACAGGTCAAAcaccaaaaaaatgaatgttgtggATTCGTAGGAATCGATGAGCGTGActggaggacaa harbors:
- the phkg2 gene encoding phosphorylase b kinase gamma catalytic chain, liver/testis isoform; its protein translation is MTKDIVVGDELPDWVGAKEFYQKYDPKEVIGRGVSSVVRRCVHRHTGQELAVKIIEITAEKMTAQQLNEVKTSTMKEIHVLNTVKGHSSIITLIDSYESTTFIFLVFDLMRRGELFDYLTEKVTLNEKETRCMMRALLEAVQYLHSLNIVHRDLKPENILLDDQGHIKLSDFGFSVQLQPGQKLRELCGTPGYLAPEILKCSMDETHPGYGKEVDLWACGVILFTLLAGSPPFWHRKQMLMLRMIMEGRYQFNSPEWDDRSDTVKDLITRLLVVEPAVRLTAEQALSHPFFRIYQKEEVRLFSPRKTFRVWILAVMACIRMYSRYRRVRPLTREVLARDPYSLRGVRKLIDGCAFRIYGHWVKKGEQQNRAALFQNTAKIMLLELEDFET